In a single window of the Acidimicrobiales bacterium genome:
- a CDS encoding VanW family protein, with the protein MAARDGGGMRRARRFFAVALALVAGLAIAVVAAWALDTSRSDGKVARNVSVAGRDVSGLGPAKLALVVAEVARNYGARPIQVEAPDGGFALEPGEIGLTVDEPATIAAVLDAGRTGDPVTRITGWVASFLKDRTPDVRLHVDRAAVYRVVAQRDTGRTPPVEPTVKAEKSHLVAVDGIPGLGIDPASVLDALPDAAAGGVPVRVRVQRGAVPPRFDVVDAERLVAAGEAATEKALAVTVDGAAGEVPAPKLRSWLRSVADDTGLRLAVDTVRATSDLAAVLPDAGTPAVETGFTVVDGVPQIVPGAPGTACCAPDAGAQVDAAVQARLAGKAAEPVALPSRRRDPDFTVEEATALGVKEVVGTFTTNHAPNQPRVTNIHHISDLVRGQVIFPGKTFSVNDFVGKRTEEKGFVVDHVIEDGKFTESVGGGISQFATTTFNAAFFAGLEFPEYQSHSLYISRYPFGREATLSYPHPDLKIRNPSPYGVLIWPTYTGRSVTVTLYSTKWVDATQSNQTREQRGPCTRVRTERTRRFLADGSVKVDSVSALYRPAEGVDCT; encoded by the coding sequence ATGGCGGCGCGCGATGGTGGGGGCATGCGCAGAGCCCGCCGCTTCTTCGCCGTCGCCCTGGCGCTGGTCGCCGGCCTGGCGATCGCCGTCGTGGCCGCGTGGGCGCTCGACACCAGCCGGTCCGACGGCAAGGTGGCCCGCAACGTCTCGGTGGCCGGCCGGGACGTGAGCGGGCTGGGCCCGGCGAAGCTCGCCCTCGTCGTCGCCGAGGTGGCCCGGAACTACGGGGCACGGCCCATCCAGGTGGAGGCTCCAGACGGCGGCTTCGCGCTGGAGCCGGGTGAGATCGGGCTCACCGTCGACGAGCCCGCAACCATCGCCGCCGTCCTCGACGCCGGCCGGACCGGCGACCCGGTGACCCGGATCACCGGGTGGGTGGCATCGTTCCTGAAGGACCGCACGCCGGACGTGCGTCTTCACGTCGACCGGGCCGCCGTCTACCGGGTCGTGGCCCAGCGCGACACGGGGCGGACGCCGCCCGTTGAGCCCACGGTGAAGGCGGAGAAGAGCCACCTGGTGGCCGTCGACGGCATCCCGGGGTTGGGCATCGACCCGGCCTCGGTCCTCGACGCGCTCCCGGACGCTGCGGCCGGTGGCGTTCCGGTGCGGGTCCGTGTGCAGCGGGGCGCCGTCCCCCCGCGGTTCGACGTGGTGGATGCCGAGCGGCTGGTGGCGGCGGGCGAGGCTGCGACCGAGAAGGCGCTGGCGGTCACCGTCGACGGCGCGGCCGGGGAGGTCCCCGCGCCGAAGCTCCGTTCGTGGCTCCGCTCGGTGGCCGACGACACCGGCCTGCGCCTGGCCGTCGACACGGTACGGGCCACGAGCGACCTGGCCGCCGTCCTGCCTGATGCGGGGACGCCTGCGGTGGAGACCGGCTTCACCGTGGTCGACGGCGTCCCGCAGATCGTCCCGGGAGCGCCCGGCACGGCGTGCTGCGCGCCCGACGCCGGGGCACAGGTCGACGCCGCCGTGCAGGCCCGCCTGGCCGGCAAGGCGGCCGAGCCGGTCGCCCTGCCTTCCAGGCGGCGGGACCCGGACTTCACGGTCGAGGAGGCGACGGCCCTCGGGGTCAAGGAGGTCGTGGGCACCTTCACCACCAACCACGCGCCGAACCAGCCGCGCGTCACCAACATCCACCACATCTCCGACCTGGTGCGAGGCCAGGTCATCTTCCCCGGCAAGACCTTCTCGGTGAACGACTTCGTGGGCAAGCGCACCGAGGAGAAGGGGTTCGTGGTCGACCACGTCATCGAGGACGGCAAGTTCACCGAGTCGGTCGGGGGCGGGATCTCCCAGTTCGCCACGACCACCTTCAACGCCGCGTTCTTCGCGGGCCTGGAGTTCCCCGAGTACCAGTCCCACAGCCTGTACATCTCGCGGTACCCGTTCGGTCGGGAGGCCACGCTGTCGTATCCCCATCCCGACCTGAAGATCCGAAACCCGAGCCCGTACGGCGTGCTCATCTGGCCGACCTACACCGGCCGCTCGGTCACTGTCACGCTCTATTCCACCAAGTGGGTGGATGCCACCCAGTCGAACCAGACGCGCGAGCAACGGGGGCCGTGCACGCGGGTCCGCACCGAGCGAACCCGCCGGTTCCTGGCCGACGGGAGCGTGAAGGTGGATTCGGTGAGCGCCCTCTACCGGCCGGCCGAAGGGGTCGACTGCACGTAG
- a CDS encoding TIGR01777 family oxidoreductase — MDVAVSGSHGFVGSALVPALTAAGHTVRRLVRGTAAVGEVAWDPDGGTIDDARLEGVDAVVHLGGVGIGDKRWTAEQKERIRSSRVRGTAVLAKALAALPTPPRVLVSGSAVGYYGDRGEAILTEESAPGHGFLADVVRAWEDATAPAAQAGVRVVNLRSGIVQSPAGSALKKQLPLFKLGLGGPLGNGKQWVSWITLDDEVAAILHLLGDDSIEGPVNATAPEPVTSAELAIAVGRALHRPAVLPVPKAALRLVMGSQMVDEMLTASQRAVPTKLQAAGFTFRHPSIQAAMAALLGR; from the coding sequence ATGGACGTCGCCGTCAGCGGTTCGCACGGATTCGTCGGCTCCGCTCTGGTCCCGGCCCTGACGGCGGCCGGCCACACGGTGCGGCGGCTGGTGCGGGGCACGGCCGCCGTGGGCGAGGTGGCCTGGGACCCCGACGGCGGCACCATCGACGACGCCCGCCTCGAGGGCGTGGACGCCGTCGTGCACCTCGGCGGTGTGGGCATCGGTGACAAGCGGTGGACGGCGGAGCAGAAGGAGCGCATCCGGTCGAGCCGCGTGCGGGGTACGGCGGTGCTGGCCAAGGCGCTGGCCGCCCTGCCCACCCCGCCGAGGGTGCTGGTGAGCGGCTCGGCCGTGGGCTACTACGGCGACCGTGGGGAGGCGATCCTCACCGAGGAGAGCGCCCCGGGTCACGGGTTCCTGGCCGACGTGGTCCGGGCGTGGGAGGACGCCACCGCCCCGGCCGCCCAGGCCGGCGTGCGGGTGGTGAACCTGCGCAGTGGCATCGTGCAGTCCCCTGCCGGCAGCGCGCTCAAGAAGCAACTTCCGCTGTTCAAGCTCGGACTGGGCGGGCCGCTGGGCAACGGGAAGCAGTGGGTGAGCTGGATCACGCTCGACGACGAGGTGGCCGCCATCCTCCATCTCCTCGGCGACGACTCGATCGAGGGACCGGTGAACGCGACCGCACCGGAGCCGGTGACGAGCGCCGAGCTCGCGATCGCGGTGGGCAGGGCGCTGCACCGCCCCGCCGTCCTCCCCGTGCCGAAGGCGGCCCTGCGCCTGGTCATGGGCAGCCAGATGGTCGACGAGATGCTGACCGCCAGCCAGCGGGCCGTCCCGACCAAGCTGCAGGCCGCCGGCTTCACCTTCCGCCACCCGTCCATCCAGGCGGCCATGGCGGCCCTCCTCGGGCGGTGA